A single genomic interval of Camelus bactrianus isolate YW-2024 breed Bactrian camel chromosome 15, ASM4877302v1, whole genome shotgun sequence harbors:
- the GAREM2 gene encoding GRB2-associated and regulator of MAPK protein 2: MEKLAAGLAGLRWSMGAFPLDLIVSRCRLPTLACLGPGEYAEGVSERDILLIHSCRQWTTVTAHTLEEGHYVIGPKIDIPLQYPGKFKLLEQARDVREPVRYFSSVEEVASVFPDRIFVMEAITFSVKVVSGEFSEDSEVYNFTLHAGDELTLMGQAEILCAKTTKERSRFTTLLRKLGRAGALAGVSGGGPGGAGAAGGGGGSRPIKGKMPCLICMNHRTNESLSLPFQCQGRFSTRSPLELQMQEGEHTVRAIIERVRLPVNVLVPSRPPRNPYDLHRVREGHCYKLVSIISKTVVLGLALRREGPAPLHFLLLTDTPRFTLPQGLLAGDPRVERLVRDSASYCRERFDPDEYSTAVREAPAELADDCASPRRARLCLPAPPRAPGPARAPAPGPPGDSDQEYMSPDWASAPEPAAPPAEIPYEELWAHQAAEAFESRARPLPGPDLISFGATGPPRLEPEAAPPPVPPKSEAVKEECRLLNTPPVPPRGGSGSGWLSGSPPVPPRFPKLQPVHSPSSSLSYYSSGLQDGAGSRSGSGSPSPDAYSLYCYPCTWGDCKVGESSSRPPPGPLPSTTQPSQASRALGEPLSSRAASLLGADTPVKTYHSCPPPFKPSHPQKRFAPFGALNPFSGPAYPTGPSVASSPAPTATLGPLATSSPAYSPGPGLPGQAYSAAPTSSSSSSEWQEPAPEPFDPFELGQGSSPEPELLRCQEPRAVGAPGPGLSPLGSPKAFEPEGLVLRQVPTPLSPVGLQGPDAGGTRLLLTQGRLEGAPASPRHGATGWGGRDAASWQPPADLSALSLEEVSRSLRFIGLSEDVVSFFARERIDGSIFVQLSEDILADDFHLTKLQVKKIMQFIKGWRPKI; encoded by the exons ATGGAGAAGCTGGCGGCCGGGCTGGCCGGCTTGCGCTGGAGCATGGGCGCCTTCCCGCTGGACCTCATCGTTAGCCGGTGCCGCTTGCCCACGCTCGCCTGCCTCGGGCCAG gGGAGTATGCCGAGGGCGTCAGTGAGCGAGACATCCTGCTCATTCATTCCTGCCGCCAGTGGACAACGGTGACAGCCCACACCCTGGAGGAGGGCCACTACGTCATTGGGCCCAAGATTGACATCCCACTACAGTACCCAG GGAAGTTCAAGCTCCTGGAGCAGGCCCGGGATGTGCGGGAGCCAGTGAGGTACTTCAGCAGCGTGGAGGAGGTGGCCAGTGTCTTCCCTGACCGCATCTTTGTGATGGAAGCCATCACCTTCAGTGTCAAG GTGGTGTCAGGCGAGTTCAGCGAGGACAGCGAAGTGTACAACTTCACTCTGCACGCGGGCGATGAGCTCACTCTCATGGGGCAGGCGGAGATCCTGTGCGCCAAGACCACCAAGGAGCGCTCGCGCTTCACCACCCTGCTGCGCAAGCTGGGCCGGGCCGGGGCGCTGGCCGGGGTGAGCGGCGGTGGCCCCGGGGGCGCAGGGgccgcgggcggcggcgggggctCCAGGCCCATCAAAGGCAAGATGCCCTGCCTCATCTGTATGAACCATCGCACCAACGAGAGCCTGAGCCTGCCCTTCCAGTGCCAGGGCCGCTTCAGCACACGCAGCCCGCTGGAGCTGCAGATGCAGGAGGGTGAGCACACGGTGCGCGCCATCATCGAGCGCGTGCGGCTACCGGTGAACGTGCTGGTGCCCAGCCGGCCGCCGCGCAACCCCTACGACCTGCACCGGGTGCGGGAGGGCCACTGCTACAAGCTAGTCAGCATCATCTCCAAGACAGTGGTGCTGGGGCTGGCGCTGCGCCGCGAGGGCCCGGCGCCGCTGCACTTCCTGCTGCTCACCGACACGCCGCGCTTCACGCTGCCGCAGGGTCTGCTGGCGGGGGACCCGCGCGTCGAGCGCCTGGTGCGCGACAGTGCCTCCTACTGCCGTGAGCGCTTCGACCCCGACGAGTACTCCACGGCCGTGCGCGAGGCGCCCGCCGAGCTGGCCGACGACTGTGCCAGCCCGCGCCGCGCGCGCCTCTGCCTGCCTGCGCCCCCGCGGGCCCCCGGGCCCGCCCGCGCTCCCGCCCCCGGCCCGCCCGGCGACAGCGACCAGGAGTACATGAGCCCCGACTGGGCCAGTGCTCCCGAGCCCGCCGCGCCGCCCGCCGAGATCCCCTACGAGGAGCTGTGGGCCCACCAGGCGGCCGAGGCTTTCGAGAGCAGGGCTCGGCCGCTCCCGGGGCCCGACCTCATCTCCTTCGGGGCCACCGGGCCGCCCCGCTTGGAGCCCGAGGCGGCGCCGCCTCCTGTGCCTCCCAAGTCCGAGGCG GTGAAGGAGGAGTGCCGCCTGCTCAACACTCCCCCTGTACCCCCCCGGGGTGGTAGTGGCAGCGGCTGGCTCTCGGGCAGCCCTCCAGTGCCCCCACGCTTCCCCAAGCTGCAGCCTGTCCACTCACCCAGCTCCAGCCTCTCCTACTACTCCTCTGGCCTCCAGGATGG GGCGGGTTCCCGCAGTGGCAGTGGTTCTCCATCACCAGACGCCTACTCCCTCTATTGCTACCCATGCACCTGGGGAGACTGCAAGGTGGGCGAGTCCTCCAGCCGCCCACCCCCGGGACCCCTACCCTCCACCACGCAGCCCAGCCAGGCCTCCCGGGCCCTTGGAGAGCCCCTGAGCAGTCGAGCTGCCTCCCTCCTGGGGGCTGACACCCCTGTCAAGACCTATCACAGCTGCCCGCCTCCGTTTAAGCCGTCTCACCCCCAGAAACGCTTTGCTCCTTTTGGAGCTCTCAACCCCTTTTCTGGGCCTGCCTACCCCACAGGCCCTTCAGTGGCCTCCTCTCCTGCGCCCACAGCCACCTTGGGCCCTCTGGCTACCTCCAGCCCTGCTTATTCCCCAGGCCCAGGCTTGCCAGGCCAGGCCTATTCTGctgctcccacctcctcctcctcctcctctgagtGGCAGGAGCCAGCCCCAGAGCCCTTCGACCCCTTTGAGCTAGGCCAGGGCAGTTCACCAGAGCCTGAGCTGCTGCGCTGTCAGGAACCCAGAGCTGTGGGGGCGCCTGGACCTGGCCTTTCACCCCTTGGATCCCCGAAGGCCTTTGAGCCCGAAGGTTTGGTGCTGCGGCAGGTCCCCACTCCCCTGTCACCAGTGGGCCTGCAGGGGCCTGATGCAGGCGGAACACGACTCCTCCTCACCCAGGGGCGCCTAGAAGGGGCTCCAGCCAGTCCCCGGCATGGGGCCACAGGCTGGGGAGGCCGGGACGCCGCCTCCTGGCAGCCCCCCGCTGACCTGTCTGCACTCTCCCTGGAGGAGGTCTCCCGAAGTCTGCGTTTCATTGGGCTCTCAGAGGATGTGGTGAGCTTCTTTGCCCGAGAACGCATTGATGGCAGCATCTTCGTGCAGCTCAGTGAGGACATCTTGGCAGATGACTTCCACCTCACCAAGCTGCAGGTCAAGAAGATCATGCAGTTCATCAAAGGCTGGCGGCCCAAGATCTGA